The following proteins come from a genomic window of Coffea arabica cultivar ET-39 chromosome 11c, Coffea Arabica ET-39 HiFi, whole genome shotgun sequence:
- the LOC113715548 gene encoding uncharacterized protein, whose product MRRKISSKISSFLLHKSPRALSSVHHNYHDLAARAPIVLQVQRQGLQNFYYNKVKKREISSEPTTLFTSISRRYLCSSSPQIIKTQDHNDVDEVEPIDLWEEEEEVEPKIGDGGDGGGVVLQNCHWGEKALSIAHKVLLQFGDDMKLFALKTSPRGYIYIRLDKLSNEYGCPSIEELESFSKEYKAKLDEVGATGEIPDDLALDVSSPGAERLLKVPDDLDRFKEMPMRVSYVENLEVECPEKNGVFLLESIEMDSGCCIWKLADVKENRNPSAKGRPMSRKQKDWRLRLPYDMYKRITLFLDY is encoded by the exons ATGAGACGAAAAATCAGTAGCAAAATTTCATCTTTCTTGCTGCATAAATCTCCGAGAGCCCTTTCCTCGGTTCATCATAATTATCATGATCTTGCAGCACGGGCTCCGATAGTCCTTCAAGTTCAACGTCAAGGCCTTCAAAACTTTTACTACAACAAAGTTAAAAAGCGTGAAATTTCTTCAGAACCCACCACTCTTTTCACTTCTATCTCTCGACGATATCTATGTAGCAGTTCCcctcaaatcatcaaaacccaGGACCATA ATGATGTAGATGAGGTTGAACCAATTGATTTAtgggaagaagaagaggaggttGAGCCTAAG ATTGGTGATGGTGGTGATGGAGGTGGAGTGGTTCTTCAAAATTGTCACTGGGGAGAAAAGGCACTTTCCATAGCCCACAAGGTGCTGCTGCAGTTTGGAGATGACATGAAGCTCTTTGCCTTGAAGACCTCACCGCGTGGATACATCTACATCAGACTTGATAAGCTGTCAAATGA ATATGGGTGCCCCAGCATCGAGGAGCTTGAATCTTTCAGTAAAGAATACAAGGCAAAGCTAGATGAAGTAGGGGCTACTGGAGAAATCCCAGATGATTTGGCTCTTGAT GTTTCCTCACCTGGGGCTGAGCGGCTACTCAAAGTACCAGACGACTTGGATAGGTTCAAAGAGATGCCTATGCGTGTCAGCTATGTTGAAAATTTGGAGGTGGAATGCCCAGAAAAGAATGGAGTTTTCCTGCTAGAATCGATTGAGATGGATTCAGGGTGCTGTATATGGAAGTTGGCTGATGTGAAGGAAAATAGAAACCCTTCAGCTAAAGGCAGGCCAATGAGCCGTAAACAGAAAGATTGGAGATTAAGACTGCCATATGATATGTACAAGCGCATAACCCTATTTCTAGATTACTAA
- the LOC113716812 gene encoding serine/threonine-protein kinase 1-like — MEDSPTSRRTRKANLSSSDIYATMVRKDDVDDDDSLPPLLKRLPKDFGGDPTLNSDDDQYDEGASVSGTMIVKTSNSSRPSRPPAQFWDRTQKRDYNDNAASYRRRFEEEEEEEEEGNFSTFVVRKGADEDEDEEEEEEEMGSGTVVRRTRRKKSRGGGNGSGGGTMSRAVASMQAVGEIGGGFGRQRKSGSGGGGGTVEEGGGGDRFRGYGSGKVSTSSIPESVTKEDPTTKYELLHELGKGSYGAVYKARDKKTSELVAIKVISLSEGEEGYEEIRGEIEMLQQCNHPNVVRYLGSYQGEEYLWIVMEYCGGGSVADLMTVTDESLEEYQIAFICREALKGLSYLHSIFKVHRDIKGGNILLTEQGEVKLGDFGVAAQLTRTMSKRNTFIGTPHWMAPEVIQESRYDGKVDVWALGVSAIEMAEGCPPRATVHPMRVLFMISIEPAPMLEDKEKWSLVFHDFVAKCLTKDPRLRPTAAEMLKHKFIERCKSGASTMLPKIEKARQIRASMALQAQTVTPETSLPGETPLGGPKLNEDYGDTVPSKPQNFANGIASGPIADRMEPNMEGDFGTVIVRDGEMDMTTIRSTSLTNAEEPLPASGQIGSPYISSGRDKAIESRAGGTMRVPSPVEGSISVAQPSQAFPLSIVGPPEQKLDAKSSAQEATVVAAAGMSSSSFMSETVSRKALDKLWSIYSAGNTVPIPFLRATDISPIALLSDNVLGGPKLDDSGSIAVEAIQELFTSDAQSKKGRNRQTEVPLPPSVCQRLTSSPTLMNLAQALAYHKMCYEDMPLQEMQAAQEQQTIQNLSDTLRTILRL; from the exons ATGGAGGATTCCCCAACATCTCGTCGAACCAGAAAGGCAAACTTATCATCGTCCGACATTTACGCCACTATGGTCCGAAAAGACGACGTCGACGACGACGATTCACTTCCTCCTTTACTTAAACGCTTACCTAAAGATTTTGGCGGGGACCCCACCTTGAATTCGGACGATGATCAGTACGACGAGGGGGCATCTGTCTCCGGTACTATGATTGTCAAAACGTCGAACAGTTCGAGGCCGAGTCGTCCGCCGGCTCAATTTTGGGATCGAACTCAGAAGAGGGATTATAATGACAATGCGGCGTCGTATAGGAGGAGatttgaggaggaggaggaggaagaagaagaggggAACTTTTCGACGTTTGTGGTGAGGAAAGGGGCGGACGAGGATGAAGACgaggaagaagaggaggaggaaatGGGATCGGGGACGGTGGTGAGGAGGACGAGGAGGAAGAAGAGCCGCGGTGGAGGGAATGGGAGTGGAGGTGGGACGATGAGTAGGGCAGTGGCCAGTATGCAGGCGGTTGGGGAGATTGGTGGTGGATTTGGCAGGCAGAGGAAAAGTggcagtggtggtggtggtgggacGGTGGAGGAGGGTGGTGGTGGGGATCGGTTTAGAGGGTATGGAAGTGGGAAAGTGTCCACAAGTTCAATTCCGGAGAGTGTGACGAAGGAAGATCCCACAACTAAGTATGAATTGCTGCATGAGCTTG GGAAGGGATCATATGGTGCTGTATATAAGGCTCGGGATAAGAAAACTTCAGAGTTGGTTGCTATCAAAGTAATATCTTTGAGTGAAGGG GAGGAGGGGTATGAAGAAATTCGAGGCGAAATTGAGATGTTGCAACAATGTAATCATCCTAACGTTGTTCGCTACCTTGGGAGCTATCAAGGAGAAGAGTATCTATGG ATAGTGATGGAGTATTGTGGAGGTGGCAGTGTTGCTGACTTGATGACCGTTACAGATGAATCTTTGGAGGAGTATCAAATAGCATTTATTTGTAGGGAAGCATTAAAG GGTCTGTCCTATTTGCACTCGATCTTCAAGGTACATAGAGATATTAAAGGCGGTAATATTTTGTTGACTGAACAGGGAGAGGTCAAGTTGG GTGATTTTGGAGTTGCTGCACAATTGACAAGGACTATGTCCAAACGCAACACG TTTATTGGCACACCTCATTGGATGGCTCCTGAAGTTATTCAAGAAAGTCGTTACGATGGGAAG gTTGATGTGTGGGCTCTGGGAGTGTCTGCAATAGAAATGGCAGAG GGCTGTCCACCAAGAGCCACTGTTCATCCAATGAGG GTATTGTTTATGATATCGATAGAACCAGCTCCAATGCTTGAGGACAAAGAGAAATG GTCTCTTGTTTTCCATGACTTTGTAGCAAAGTGCCTTACTAAGGATCCAAGGCTTCGTCCTACTGCAGCTGAGATGCTAAAG CACAAATTTATTGAAAGATGCAAAAGTGGAGCGTCTACAATGCTGCCCAAGATTGAGAAGGCAAGGCAGATCAGGGCATCCATGGCGTTGCAAGCTCAAACTGTTACTCCAGAAACATCTTTACCTGGAGAGACT CCTTTGGGTGGTCCAAAATTGAATGAAGACTATGGAGATACTGTCCCATCAAAGCCTCAGAACTTTGCTAATGGGATAGCTTCGGGACCTATAGCTGATAGGATGGAACCAAATATGGAAG GTGATTTTGGCACTGTCATAGTTCGGGATGGTGAAATGGATATGACAACCATACGTAGTACCTCTCTGACTAATGCAGAAGAACCTTTGCCTGCTTCAGGACAAATTGGAAGTCCATACATCAGTAGCGGCAGAGACAAAGCTATAGAATCCAG GGCGGGTGGCACAATGAGAGTCCCTTCCCCCGTTGAAGGATCTATATCTGTTGCACAGCCCTCTCAAGCATTCCCTCTTTCAATCGTTGGCCCTCCTGAGCAGAAGCTTGATGCAAAAAGCAGTGCCCAAGAAGCAACTGTAGTTGCTGCTGCCGGCATGAGCAGCAGTTCATTTATGAGTGAAACTGTAAGCCGGAAGGCATTAGATAAG CTGTGGTCAATATATTCAGCTGGCAACACTGTGCCCATTCCATTTCTTAGGGCAACAGATATATCGCCTATTGCTCTTTTATCTGACAATGTACTTGGAGGCCCGAAACTGGATGATAGTGGAAGTATAGCTGTTGAAGCAATTCAGGAGCTTTTCACTAGTGATGCTCAGTCTAAAAAGGGCCGAAATAGACAAACTGAG GTACCCTTACCTCCCAGTGTGTGCCAGAGACTAACTTCGAGTCCTACTCTGATGAATCTCGCTCAGGCCCTAGCTTACCACAAGAT GTGTTATGAGGATATGCCACTTCAGGAAATGCAAGCAGCGCAAGAGCAGCAAACCATCCAGAATCTTTCTGATACGCTTAGAACCATTTTGAGATTATAG